A region from the Devosia lucknowensis genome encodes:
- a CDS encoding DUF1428 domain-containing protein encodes MTYVQGFIAAVPAANKEAYLAHAREAAGYFMKWGATRCVENWGDEVPKGELTDFQRAVLAKDDEVIVFSWVEYPDKATCDAASEKMMSDPDMAKMQMPFDGARMIYGGFDTIFDQGK; translated from the coding sequence ATGACCTATGTCCAGGGCTTCATCGCCGCCGTTCCTGCCGCCAACAAGGAGGCGTATCTGGCCCATGCGCGCGAGGCGGCCGGCTATTTCATGAAGTGGGGCGCCACGCGATGCGTGGAGAACTGGGGCGACGAGGTGCCGAAAGGCGAGCTTACCGACTTCCAGCGTGCGGTCCTCGCGAAAGACGACGAGGTCATCGTTTTTTCCTGGGTGGAGTATCCCGACAAGGCGACGTGCGACGCCGCCAGCGAAAAGATGATGAGCGATCCGGACATGGCCAAGATGCAGATGCCATTCGACGGCGCCCGCATGATCTATGGTGGCTTCGACACGATTTTCGATCAGGGGAAATAA
- a CDS encoding LLM class flavin-dependent oxidoreductase, with protein MKKIGFLSFGHWSPSPNSGTRSAGDALLQSIDLAVAAEELGADGAYFRVHHFARQLASPFPLLAAAGAKTKRIELGTAVIDMRYENPLYMAEDAGAADLIVGGRLQLGISRGSPEQVIDGWRYFGFQPEEGKTEQDMARQHAEVFLEVLKGQGFAQPNPRPMFPNPPGMLRLEPHSEGLRERIWWGAASDATAIWAAKMGMYLQSSTLKFDESGKPFHIQQAEQIRAYRAAWAEAGHTRAPRVSVSRSIFALVSDEDRLYFGAGRPEEDQFGYIEPEKRAVFGRGYTGEPDQLIEELRKDEAIAEADTLLLTVPNQLGVEYNAHVIESILKYVAPALGWR; from the coding sequence ATGAAAAAGATCGGCTTTCTGTCCTTTGGCCATTGGAGCCCGTCGCCCAATTCCGGGACACGCAGTGCCGGCGATGCGCTGCTGCAATCCATCGATCTTGCTGTAGCGGCGGAGGAACTGGGCGCCGATGGCGCCTATTTCCGCGTGCACCATTTTGCCCGCCAGCTGGCCTCGCCCTTTCCGCTGCTCGCAGCTGCTGGCGCCAAGACCAAGCGCATCGAGCTCGGGACCGCCGTTATCGACATGCGCTACGAGAACCCGCTCTACATGGCCGAAGATGCCGGAGCGGCCGACCTGATCGTGGGTGGACGCCTGCAGCTGGGCATATCGCGTGGCTCGCCCGAACAGGTGATCGACGGGTGGCGCTATTTCGGCTTCCAGCCTGAAGAGGGCAAGACCGAACAGGACATGGCCCGCCAGCATGCGGAAGTCTTTCTGGAAGTACTCAAGGGTCAGGGCTTCGCGCAGCCCAATCCGCGCCCCATGTTTCCCAACCCGCCGGGCATGCTGCGCCTCGAGCCGCATTCCGAAGGCCTGCGCGAGCGCATCTGGTGGGGCGCGGCCAGCGACGCCACGGCGATCTGGGCGGCAAAGATGGGCATGTACCTCCAGTCCTCGACGCTGAAATTCGACGAAAGCGGCAAGCCGTTCCATATCCAGCAGGCCGAGCAGATCCGCGCCTATCGCGCCGCCTGGGCGGAAGCGGGCCATACGAGGGCTCCGCGCGTTTCCGTCAGCCGCTCCATCTTCGCGCTCGTGAGCGACGAGGATCGCCTCTATTTCGGGGCAGGGCGGCCCGAAGAGGACCAGTTCGGGTATATCGAGCCTGAAAAGCGGGCCGTCTTCGGTCGCGGCTATACGGGCGAACCGGACCAGCTCATCGAGGAACTGCGCAAGGACGAGGCCATTGCCGAGGCCGATACGCTGCTGCTGACGGTGCCGAACCAGCTGGGTGTCGAATACAACGCCCATGTCATCGAGAGCATTCTCAAATATGTCGCGCCGGCGCTGGGCTGGCGCTAG
- a CDS encoding PBP1A family penicillin-binding protein → MDFRISADDRVGAPKARQTKPQARPAAKGQRVEPSMGQPAMGQSMAFSVDEVRPSGRNGGGGGGSKPPKAPKQPRRGKAEPARNRKKKRSGGFLMGLLWWGFVACLWGGLAVIGIVVYYGAQLPASNTWAIPERPPNIRILAADGSLISNRGQTGGEAVTFRELPHYVPAAFIASEDRRFMSHFGVDPIGLLSVAVESVQAREVTRGASTLTQQVAKNLFLTPDQTLGRKVQEAILAVWLEQNFSKEEILELYMNRVYFGAGAYGIEAAAQTYFGVSARNLSLGQAAMLVGILPAPSAYNPKSNPDRARERQQIVLNLMAREGYITSEEANAARIDPNQTIRTVVAGSESYVADWVESLMTAYIGEIKSDVVVQTTIDYKMQRDAEFIVKEAVANEGPNRGFSQGALVAMDVDGTVRAMVGGVDYQQSQYNRAVTAKRQPGSTFKPFVYMAAMEKGYTPDTLAEDAQFDYNGWSPRNASGKYAGTVTLRQGLAYSLNTIAGRLAIDVTPEKVVEVAMRMGISSNLTPVPSIALGTQEVNLLELTSAYAPFANGGNGVIPNVITKISDVEGNVLYEASTAGPGRVIDPNVLAEMNDMLKTAVEVGTGKGANLGGWDFGGKTGTSQNARDALFVGYTSAMVTGVWLGNDNDTKTTLSGGNVPANIWSEFMTKAHAGRSPTAIPGGSYAGQLIAQQMIDPATGQPVIDPATGQPQVQYVDGGTGQPVQTTTDPATGQVVAIDPATGLPIDGLTPISTQGGNPPIQTGTMVDPATGLPVGLQYDPASGMQYDPQTGIQYDPTTGQPVQGQIDPATGLPIETVPQSTGVQYDANGQAIDPLTGFPLQQQATGMEAAPIDPQTGLPMVLVTDPATGQQVWVPSAPATQQPQQIVPQGQIIPPAQVQQQPQQVYQEPQRQRTLMDLIFGG, encoded by the coding sequence ATGGATTTTCGCATTTCGGCCGATGACCGCGTTGGTGCTCCCAAGGCACGCCAGACCAAGCCGCAGGCCCGTCCTGCCGCCAAGGGGCAGCGTGTCGAGCCGAGCATGGGCCAGCCCGCCATGGGCCAGTCCATGGCGTTCTCGGTCGATGAAGTGCGCCCAAGTGGCCGCAACGGCGGCGGTGGTGGTGGCAGCAAGCCGCCCAAGGCCCCAAAACAACCCCGCAGGGGCAAGGCCGAACCCGCGCGCAATCGCAAGAAGAAGCGCTCCGGCGGCTTTCTCATGGGCCTCCTTTGGTGGGGCTTCGTAGCCTGCCTCTGGGGCGGCCTCGCCGTTATCGGCATCGTGGTCTATTATGGGGCGCAGCTCCCGGCATCCAACACCTGGGCCATTCCCGAGCGTCCCCCCAATATCCGGATCCTCGCGGCCGATGGCAGCCTGATTTCAAATCGCGGCCAGACCGGTGGCGAGGCCGTGACCTTCCGCGAACTGCCGCACTATGTGCCGGCCGCGTTCATCGCCTCGGAAGACCGCCGGTTCATGAGCCATTTCGGCGTCGACCCGATCGGTCTCCTGTCGGTGGCCGTCGAGTCCGTCCAGGCGCGAGAAGTGACGCGCGGTGCATCGACCCTGACCCAGCAGGTTGCCAAGAACCTCTTCCTGACTCCCGACCAGACCCTGGGCCGCAAGGTTCAGGAGGCCATTCTCGCGGTCTGGCTTGAGCAAAACTTCTCCAAGGAAGAAATCCTCGAACTCTACATGAACCGCGTCTATTTCGGCGCCGGTGCCTATGGCATCGAGGCTGCGGCGCAGACCTATTTCGGCGTTTCCGCGCGCAACCTGTCGCTCGGACAGGCGGCGATGCTGGTCGGCATTCTGCCTGCACCCTCGGCCTACAACCCCAAATCCAATCCCGATCGGGCGCGCGAGCGCCAGCAGATCGTACTCAACCTCATGGCACGTGAGGGCTACATTACCTCCGAGGAGGCCAATGCCGCCCGGATCGACCCCAATCAGACGATCCGCACCGTCGTCGCCGGCTCGGAATCCTACGTCGCCGACTGGGTCGAAAGCCTGATGACCGCCTATATCGGCGAGATCAAATCCGACGTCGTGGTGCAGACCACCATCGACTACAAGATGCAGCGCGACGCCGAGTTCATCGTCAAGGAAGCCGTCGCCAACGAGGGCCCTAATCGCGGCTTCAGCCAGGGTGCGCTGGTGGCCATGGACGTGGACGGCACGGTGCGTGCCATGGTCGGTGGCGTCGATTACCAGCAAAGCCAGTACAATCGTGCCGTGACGGCCAAGCGCCAACCCGGCTCGACCTTCAAGCCCTTCGTCTACATGGCCGCCATGGAAAAGGGCTATACGCCCGACACTTTGGCCGAGGACGCCCAGTTCGACTACAACGGCTGGAGCCCCCGCAATGCCAGCGGCAAGTATGCCGGTACCGTGACCCTGCGCCAGGGCCTGGCCTATTCGCTCAACACCATCGCCGGACGCCTCGCCATCGACGTCACCCCCGAAAAGGTGGTCGAGGTAGCCATGCGCATGGGCATTTCTTCCAACCTGACGCCGGTTCCCTCGATCGCCCTGGGAACCCAGGAAGTGAACCTGCTCGAGCTCACGAGCGCCTACGCGCCGTTTGCCAATGGCGGCAATGGCGTCATCCCCAACGTCATCACCAAGATCTCCGATGTCGAGGGCAATGTGCTGTACGAAGCCTCGACCGCGGGTCCTGGCCGGGTCATCGATCCCAATGTGCTGGCCGAGATGAACGACATGCTCAAGACGGCTGTGGAAGTCGGCACGGGCAAGGGCGCGAATCTGGGCGGCTGGGATTTCGGCGGCAAGACGGGCACCAGCCAGAATGCACGCGACGCGCTCTTTGTCGGGTACACCTCGGCTATGGTGACGGGCGTATGGCTCGGCAATGACAACGACACCAAGACCACGCTGTCCGGTGGCAATGTTCCGGCCAACATCTGGTCCGAATTCATGACCAAGGCGCATGCCGGCCGCTCCCCGACCGCCATCCCGGGCGGCTCCTATGCCGGGCAATTGATCGCCCAGCAGATGATCGACCCTGCGACCGGCCAGCCGGTGATCGACCCGGCTACGGGCCAGCCGCAGGTTCAGTATGTCGACGGCGGCACGGGTCAGCCGGTGCAGACCACGACCGATCCGGCCACCGGTCAGGTCGTGGCCATCGATCCCGCCACGGGCCTGCCTATCGACGGGCTGACGCCCATCAGTACGCAGGGCGGCAATCCGCCGATCCAGACCGGCACCATGGTCGATCCGGCGACCGGCCTGCCCGTTGGCCTGCAATACGATCCGGCCTCGGGCATGCAGTATGATCCGCAGACCGGTATCCAGTATGATCCGACGACAGGACAGCCAGTCCAGGGCCAGATCGACCCGGCAACGGGCCTGCCAATCGAAACCGTGCCGCAAAGTACGGGTGTCCAGTACGACGCCAACGGTCAGGCCATCGATCCGTTGACCGGTTTCCCGCTGCAGCAGCAGGCCACCGGCATGGAGGCCGCGCCGATCGATCCGCAGACCGGCCTGCCCATGGTGCTCGTTACCGATCCCGCCACCGGGCAGCAGGTCTGGGTGCCGAGCGCGCCCGCCACGCAGCAGCCGCAGCAGATCGTGCCGCAGGGTCAGATCATCCCGCCCGCCCAGGTGCAGCAGCAGCCCCAACAGGTCTACCAGGAGCCCCAGCGCCAACGGACGCTGATGGACCTGATCTTCGGCGGCTGA
- a CDS encoding ActS/PrrB/RegB family redox-sensitive histidine kinase: MSVETAPSLPLPSSWRPLRLQTLVLLRWLAVAGQTLGVLFVNWGLGFPLPLVECLVLIALSAGLNIGLTLRLGPHYRLSARIAALQLAFDLCQLGGLLALTGGLENPFALLLLAPVSVSATSLPQRQAFLVALLAAAIASVLAIIHLPLPWEPNQTIVFNRIYVIGIWVSIICGVVFISAYTNRVAHDSRQIADALAATELALSRREQLSALDGLAAAAAHELGTPLSTIALAAKEMRDEVEKNSQLAEDVELIIAQAARCRAILAKLRNLGSEPADLFAEAPLTDILDEVARPHEGRGKVILFDMGDTAGSPPVFPRSVGLLYGLGNLIENATDFAAQTVRIESGWDQHTISVAIIDDGKGFAPELIARLGEPYLTSRPRDPAGSDAHQPGGLGLGIFIAKTLLERTGARLTFDNVENQGHARVRIIWPRSALE; encoded by the coding sequence ATGAGTGTTGAAACGGCCCCCAGCCTGCCCCTGCCATCGAGCTGGCGGCCGCTGCGCCTGCAAACCCTGGTGCTGCTGCGCTGGCTGGCAGTGGCCGGTCAGACACTCGGTGTGCTGTTCGTCAACTGGGGCTTGGGTTTCCCCCTGCCGCTGGTCGAATGCCTGGTGCTGATCGCGCTTTCGGCCGGTCTCAACATCGGGCTGACGCTCCGTCTCGGACCGCATTACCGCCTGTCGGCGCGGATTGCGGCGCTGCAGCTCGCGTTTGACCTGTGCCAGCTCGGCGGACTTCTGGCGCTGACCGGTGGGCTGGAAAATCCGTTCGCCTTGCTGCTGCTGGCGCCGGTATCTGTCTCTGCAACGTCGCTGCCGCAACGGCAGGCCTTTCTTGTGGCGCTGCTTGCGGCAGCCATTGCCTCGGTGCTCGCAATCATCCACCTGCCGCTGCCCTGGGAGCCGAACCAGACCATCGTCTTCAACCGCATCTACGTCATCGGAATCTGGGTTTCGATCATCTGCGGCGTGGTGTTCATCTCGGCCTATACCAACCGGGTCGCCCATGACTCCCGCCAGATCGCCGACGCGCTGGCGGCCACGGAACTGGCGCTGTCGCGCCGCGAGCAGCTTTCGGCCCTCGATGGGCTCGCTGCCGCCGCGGCGCACGAACTGGGCACGCCCCTGTCCACGATTGCCCTGGCCGCAAAGGAGATGCGTGACGAGGTGGAAAAGAACAGCCAGCTGGCCGAGGACGTCGAGCTGATCATCGCTCAGGCGGCGCGATGCCGCGCGATCCTGGCCAAGCTGCGCAACCTCGGCAGCGAACCGGCCGACCTCTTTGCGGAAGCCCCGCTCACCGATATTCTCGATGAAGTGGCGCGTCCGCACGAAGGGCGCGGCAAGGTGATCCTGTTCGACATGGGTGATACGGCCGGATCGCCCCCGGTCTTCCCGCGTAGCGTCGGCCTGCTCTACGGCCTGGGCAATCTCATCGAGAATGCCACCGATTTCGCGGCCCAGACGGTGCGCATCGAAAGCGGTTGGGACCAGCACACGATATCGGTTGCCATCATCGACGACGGCAAGGGTTTTGCGCCCGAACTCATCGCCCGCCTGGGCGAGCCCTATCTCACCAGCCGTCCGCGCGACCCCGCCGGCAGCGACGCGCATCAGCCCGGCGGGCTGGGGCTCGGCATCTTCATCGCCAAGACCTTGCTCGAACGAACCGGCGCCAGGCTGACCTTCGACAATGTCGAAAACCAGGGTCACGCCCGTGTCCGCATCATTTGGCCGCGGAGCGCGCTGGAGTGA
- a CDS encoding M48 family metallopeptidase: protein MRLDGVDVAIAVRVSKRAQSFRLSLPAAGPLLTLPEHARWADAEAFLHRHRHWLAARLPRASHARRLEAGIDIPVRGILHSVVATGHLRGRVEAVDTDHGPVLHVPGDAAHQPRRIYDWLKSQALSDLNRQSLFHADRLGVRVTQVRLRSQSSRWGSCSSTGNINYNWRLILAPPHVLDYVAAHEVAHIVEMNHSSAFWATVERTLPDMERGKAWLKAHGRELMAWQAPTSEA from the coding sequence ATGCGGCTCGATGGGGTGGATGTGGCCATCGCCGTGCGGGTGTCCAAGCGCGCGCAGTCGTTCCGCCTGTCTTTGCCGGCGGCCGGCCCGCTGCTGACGCTCCCCGAACATGCACGCTGGGCGGATGCCGAGGCGTTCCTCCATCGCCACCGTCACTGGCTCGCGGCTCGCCTGCCCCGGGCATCGCATGCGCGGCGGCTCGAGGCGGGCATCGACATTCCGGTGCGTGGTATTCTCCATAGCGTGGTGGCCACCGGACACCTGCGCGGGCGGGTCGAGGCGGTCGATACCGACCATGGCCCCGTGTTGCACGTGCCGGGCGACGCCGCCCACCAGCCGCGCCGCATCTACGACTGGCTCAAGAGCCAGGCCCTGTCCGATCTCAACCGGCAGAGCCTGTTTCATGCGGATCGCCTCGGCGTGCGGGTCACGCAAGTGCGGCTGCGCAGCCAGTCGAGCCGCTGGGGCTCGTGTTCGTCCACCGGCAACATCAATTACAACTGGCGTCTTATCCTCGCGCCACCGCATGTGCTCGATTATGTCGCCGCCCACGAAGTTGCGCATATCGTCGAGATGAATCATTCGTCCGCGTTCTGGGCGACTGTGGAGCGCACCCTGCCCGACATGGAGCGGGGCAAAGCGTGGCTAAAAGCACACGGTCGCGAACTCATGGCCTGGCAGGCGCCGACATCGGAGGCCTAG
- a CDS encoding L,D-transpeptidase, which produces MSSVIDATLSRRAVLAGFASLGALALAGCSTTGTQRPVIAEPIRPVVPPDVLAMYAARPEEDYPVPAADISQVDPKFWRQEVENTTGQPAGRVVVDTGNYVLYFTMPEGRAMRYGVGLGRAGFEWSGEGHIAYKRKWPVWTPPSEMIERQPELEMYRHGQPPGLLNALGARALYIHQGNRDTLYRIHGTMDVATIGKAVSSGCVRLLFHDVIDLYERVPSGAPIVVL; this is translated from the coding sequence ATGTCTTCTGTTATCGACGCGACCCTGTCGCGCCGCGCCGTGCTGGCTGGCTTTGCCAGCCTCGGCGCTCTCGCTCTCGCCGGTTGTTCCACCACCGGAACCCAGCGCCCCGTCATCGCCGAGCCGATCCGGCCAGTCGTACCGCCCGACGTGCTGGCCATGTATGCCGCGCGGCCTGAGGAAGACTACCCGGTGCCCGCAGCCGACATTTCCCAAGTGGACCCCAAATTCTGGCGCCAGGAGGTCGAGAACACCACCGGTCAGCCCGCGGGCCGTGTGGTGGTCGATACCGGCAATTATGTTCTCTATTTCACCATGCCCGAGGGACGGGCGATGCGTTATGGCGTGGGCCTCGGCCGAGCGGGCTTCGAATGGAGCGGCGAGGGTCATATCGCCTACAAGCGCAAATGGCCGGTCTGGACCCCACCCTCAGAAATGATCGAGCGCCAGCCTGAGCTCGAAATGTATCGCCACGGTCAGCCACCGGGGCTGCTCAACGCCCTCGGCGCCCGCGCCCTCTACATTCACCAGGGCAATCGCGACACGCTCTATCGCATTCACGGCACCATGGATGTCGCCACGATAGGCAAGGCAGTTTCGTCGGGCTGCGTGCGGCTGCTGTTCCACGATGTCATCGACCTCTACGAGCGCGTGCCCAGTGGTGCCCCGATCGTGGTGCTCTAG
- a CDS encoding DUF2852 domain-containing protein, with protein MNTAIIKPQWSPLTIALMILGFIIFWPLGLAVLGYILWGEKFGGSAEQAQRYWNKGCSFVRSNTKTSGFGRTGFTHSSGNAAFDEYRVEQLKRLEEERARLDAEIDAFHEYMANLNKAKDREEFDRFMNERRGSRQGYGDNDQNNNWGNNGQ; from the coding sequence ATGAACACTGCAATCATCAAACCACAATGGTCGCCTTTGACCATCGCCCTCATGATTCTGGGCTTCATCATCTTCTGGCCCCTGGGCCTGGCCGTGCTCGGCTACATCCTCTGGGGTGAAAAGTTCGGCGGTTCGGCCGAGCAGGCACAACGCTACTGGAACAAAGGATGCTCTTTCGTGCGCAGCAATACCAAGACCAGCGGCTTTGGCCGTACCGGCTTCACCCACTCCTCGGGCAATGCCGCCTTTGACGAATATCGTGTCGAGCAGCTCAAGCGCCTCGAAGAAGAGCGCGCTCGCCTCGACGCCGAGATCGACGCCTTCCACGAATATATGGCCAATCTCAACAAGGCCAAGGATCGTGAAGAGTTCGATCGCTTCATGAACGAGCGTCGCGGCAGCCGCCAGGGTTATGGCGACAACGACCAGAACAACAATTGGGGCAACAACGGCCAGTAA
- a CDS encoding DUF2793 domain-containing protein: MTDTSRLALPFIMAGQALKHVTHNDALNRLDALVQPVVESATLTTPPTTPLPGEAWLVPTGAAGAWAGHGDEIAAWQDGAWRFFDPAEGWQVFDRASDTLRIFSGTAWIVVAATGAGLPQLGINASADSTNRLSVSAPATLFSHAGAGHQLKLNKAANGDTASLLFQSNWSGRAEMGLIGDSNWRIKVSPDGSSWTDAIVFEATTSLTTVAGILRPAADNTRTLGASGARWSAVWSATGTIQTSDARHKTEIGPSDLGLDFIRLLEPVRFRWKGGDSRTQYGLIAQQVAATAQRLDADFGGHVLADPDDPASQQALRYDQFVAPLVSAVQELAERVEALEAILS, encoded by the coding sequence TCACCCACAACGACGCTCTCAACCGGCTCGATGCGCTGGTGCAGCCGGTCGTCGAATCCGCAACGCTGACAACCCCACCCACCACGCCTCTGCCGGGCGAGGCCTGGCTCGTGCCGACAGGCGCCGCCGGCGCCTGGGCCGGGCACGGCGACGAGATCGCCGCCTGGCAGGACGGGGCTTGGCGCTTCTTCGATCCGGCAGAGGGCTGGCAGGTTTTCGATCGGGCCAGCGACACCCTTCGCATCTTTTCCGGCACGGCCTGGATCGTGGTCGCGGCCACCGGGGCCGGCTTGCCGCAACTGGGCATCAATGCCAGTGCCGACAGCACCAACCGGCTCTCGGTTTCGGCGCCAGCGACGCTATTCAGCCATGCGGGCGCGGGTCACCAGCTCAAGCTCAACAAGGCCGCGAACGGCGATACGGCGAGCCTTCTCTTCCAATCCAACTGGTCGGGCCGGGCCGAGATGGGGCTAATAGGCGACAGCAACTGGCGCATCAAGGTGAGCCCCGACGGCTCGTCATGGACCGATGCGATCGTGTTCGAGGCCACGACCTCGCTCACGACGGTGGCGGGCATCCTGCGTCCCGCTGCCGACAATACCAGGACGCTCGGCGCCAGCGGTGCGCGCTGGTCGGCGGTCTGGTCGGCCACCGGCACCATCCAGACCTCTGATGCCCGGCACAAGACCGAAATCGGTCCGAGCGATCTCGGTCTCGACTTCATCCGGCTGCTCGAGCCGGTGCGGTTCCGCTGGAAGGGCGGCGACAGCCGCACCCAATACGGGCTCATTGCCCAGCAGGTGGCGGCCACGGCACAGCGCCTCGATGCAGATTTCGGCGGTCATGTCCTCGCCGACCCCGACGACCCGGCCAGTCAGCAGGCCCTGCGCTACGATCAGTTCGTCGCGCCGCTGGTCAGCGCCGTGCAAGAACTGGCAGAGCGGGTCGAGGCCCTCGAAGCAATTTTATCGTGA
- a CDS encoding ActR/PrrA/RegA family redox response regulator transcription factor — MDTIEDLLAADPSLLLVDDDAAFLSRLERAMARRGFEVRVAGSVAAGLAAVTERPPAYAVVDLRLEDGNGLDVVSALHQKRPDARAVVLTGYGNIATAVTAVKLGAMDYLSKPADADDVINALLATGEDKPEPPENPMSADRVRWEHIQRVYELCDRNVSETARRLNMHRRTLQRILAKRAPR; from the coding sequence ATGGACACGATTGAAGATCTGCTGGCTGCCGATCCGAGCCTTCTGCTTGTCGATGACGACGCAGCCTTCCTCAGCCGCCTCGAACGCGCCATGGCGCGGCGGGGCTTCGAAGTTCGCGTTGCCGGCTCCGTTGCGGCTGGCCTCGCTGCGGTAACCGAACGGCCGCCGGCCTATGCCGTGGTCGACCTGCGGCTCGAAGACGGCAACGGGCTCGACGTGGTCTCGGCCCTGCACCAGAAGCGCCCAGACGCCCGAGCCGTGGTCCTGACCGGTTATGGCAATATCGCCACTGCCGTGACCGCGGTGAAGCTGGGCGCCATGGATTATCTGAGCAAGCCCGCCGATGCCGACGATGTGATCAACGCGCTGCTCGCCACCGGCGAGGACAAGCCCGAGCCGCCGGAAAACCCGATGTCGGCCGACCGGGTGCGCTGGGAGCACATCCAGCGCGTCTACGAGCTTTGCGATCGCAACGTCTCCGAAACGGCGCGTCGTCTCAACATGCACCGGCGCACCTTGCAGCGCATTCTCGCCAAGCGCGCGCCGCGCTAA